The Neobacillus sp. PS3-34 genome has a window encoding:
- a CDS encoding DUF86 domain-containing protein — translation MYFVDRQKIEETLMYLESLIALFLEQKNWTAPLEKAALERLSHMMIESVLDVGNMMIDGFIMRDPGSYDDIVDILMDEKVVSEKAGVSLKNLIQYRKMLVQSYTEIDHKELAVEFKNNIQQLSDFSDSVRVYLTNELGQVTAFKN, via the coding sequence GTGTACTTTGTGGACCGTCAGAAGATTGAAGAGACATTAATGTATTTAGAATCGTTAATTGCTCTTTTTTTAGAGCAAAAGAATTGGACAGCCCCGCTTGAAAAAGCAGCATTGGAACGGCTGAGCCATATGATGATTGAATCGGTGCTAGACGTAGGAAATATGATGATTGATGGCTTCATTATGCGTGATCCTGGCAGTTATGACGATATTGTCGATATTTTAATGGATGAAAAGGTTGTTTCCGAAAAAGCCGGCGTGAGTTTAAAAAATTTGATTCAATACCGAAAAATGCTTGTGCAATCCTATACTGAGATTGATCATAAGGAATTGGCCGTTGAATTCAAAAATAATATTCAGCAGCTTTCTGATTTCTCCGATAGTGTACGGGTATACCTCACAAATGAACTAGGACAGGTAACAGCATTTAAAAATTAG
- a CDS encoding DUF1805 domain-containing protein: MIDLYPVEISGKTFLAVTVKLPKTTLLAVTGEKGYIMCGALDIALLNEKLKDRGIIAGRAVGVKTIDQLLNAPLESITIEAEKLGIHNGMPGKDALLLMN, from the coding sequence ATGATTGATTTGTACCCTGTTGAAATCAGCGGCAAGACCTTTTTGGCAGTAACTGTTAAGCTTCCAAAAACGACATTGCTGGCGGTTACAGGTGAAAAGGGTTATATCATGTGCGGGGCCCTGGATATAGCACTTTTAAACGAAAAATTAAAGGATCGGGGGATTATCGCAGGTAGGGCTGTCGGGGTTAAAACAATCGATCAGCTGCTAAATGCGCCGCTTGAATCCATTACTATAGAAGCAGAAAAACTTGGAATCCATAATGGGATGCCTGGAAAGGATGCTTTGCTGCTAATGAATTGA
- a CDS encoding DUF3055 domain-containing protein, producing MSERFFLYDEKEVTKTRFVSFLGENQRFDLAIVQTDRHYGKSLVLDMQGSRFAIIGQDDLQEEGYLEHVFNLEEQEAEELRSFLTELV from the coding sequence ATGAGTGAACGTTTCTTTTTATATGATGAAAAAGAAGTAACAAAAACGCGATTTGTCAGTTTTTTAGGCGAAAATCAGCGCTTTGATCTGGCAATCGTCCAAACGGACCGCCATTACGGAAAAAGCCTCGTTCTTGACATGCAAGGAAGCCGTTTTGCCATTATTGGGCAGGATGACTTGCAGGAAGAAGGCTATCTTGAGCATGTTTTCAATTTAGAAGAACAGGAAGCCGAAGAACTTCGGTCATTTTTAACAGAACTCGTTTAA
- a CDS encoding sulfite exporter TauE/SafE family protein: MEWIVLVLIGLAASSLGSLIGLGGGIIVVPSLLYLGTLPGFDHITPQVAVGTSLFTMIFTGLSSTLSYMKHKTIDYKSGFIFLIGSGPGSILGAWVTEKLNLHSFSIFFGLFIIFVSVVLTLKNKLKPIPYRKDRGIIRTFTDNSGKMFEYGFSPVIGIIISFFVGFLSGIFGVGGGSLMVPAMILIFFFPPHVAVATSMFMIFPSSVLSSITHITLGNVHWLYALALIPGAWIGAKVGVYLNTKLKSKTIVLILRTILIVVGLRLIYQGFFG; this comes from the coding sequence ATGGAATGGATAGTACTCGTCCTGATTGGCCTTGCCGCGAGTTCACTTGGCTCACTCATCGGCCTTGGAGGGGGCATTATTGTCGTACCTTCATTGCTCTATTTAGGTACGCTGCCGGGTTTTGACCATATCACGCCACAGGTGGCAGTGGGAACCTCATTGTTTACGATGATTTTTACTGGACTTTCTTCAACCCTTTCTTATATGAAGCATAAGACTATCGACTATAAAAGCGGGTTTATTTTCCTTATAGGAAGTGGGCCCGGAAGCATACTTGGCGCATGGGTCACAGAAAAATTAAATCTGCATTCATTCAGCATTTTTTTCGGACTTTTCATTATTTTCGTTTCTGTTGTTTTGACTCTCAAAAATAAATTAAAGCCGATACCCTACCGAAAAGACAGAGGAATTATTCGTACCTTTACTGATAATTCCGGGAAGATGTTTGAGTACGGATTTAGTCCTGTAATTGGTATTATCATCTCTTTTTTCGTCGGGTTTCTTTCCGGTATATTTGGAGTCGGCGGCGGCTCGTTAATGGTTCCGGCCATGATTTTAATATTCTTTTTCCCGCCGCATGTGGCTGTTGCCACTTCGATGTTCATGATTTTTCCTTCATCAGTACTTAGTTCCATTACCCATATCACTCTTGGGAACGTCCACTGGCTTTATGCCCTTGCCCTTATTCCTGGTGCATGGATTGGCGCGAAAGTTGGAGTATATTTAAATACCAAGCTAAAAAGCAAGACAATCGTATTAATTCTTAGGACCATCCTTATTGTTGTTGGACTGCGGCTAATTTATCAGGGCTTTTTTGGCTAA
- a CDS encoding EAL domain-containing protein, translating to MKRMVRRYREKARRLMQWGKIVMPLSSMRFYPPQFILRDPVVEGIRTALKEGFEVAVIVFNMKDNKDLADLLGQFHFQPFMKRVKKYFRFVIETEMDKEDVITLHDFYGDGLTLSIRVDHERNSISEIDALMKKITHEVEQHLHIDYPSVSPSFETGFMFVERKHYSIREAVLKAQQQAMAMAEKRVDSEFNEMLYTMSRIVTEKDIKLLAQPIIDVATNEVRAWEMLSRGPAGTVLENPLPLFSVARQTGLLYDLEMIVLEKTLKQIKSLEFKQDIFINFTPLTLGNMKFIRDVKKLMEKYKNISPKQITFEITERDSIEGMKDFIYNIKVLRLMGFRLAVDDTGAGYASLNTISEIMPDIIKIDRSVIQNIDKNSVKESMLRGLLLVAREAGSLVVAEGIESQEEASVLTRNKVDLAQGYFYARPAALVKSLAT from the coding sequence ATGAAAAGAATGGTCCGCCGTTATAGGGAAAAAGCCCGGAGATTAATGCAATGGGGAAAAATCGTTATGCCTCTTTCATCCATGCGTTTTTATCCTCCGCAATTTATCTTAAGAGATCCAGTTGTCGAAGGAATAAGAACAGCATTAAAAGAAGGATTTGAAGTTGCAGTTATTGTCTTTAATATGAAAGACAATAAAGATCTGGCTGATTTGCTCGGACAATTCCACTTTCAACCATTTATGAAACGTGTTAAAAAGTACTTCCGTTTTGTGATTGAAACAGAGATGGACAAGGAAGATGTCATTACCCTTCACGACTTTTATGGGGATGGCTTAACGCTGTCGATAAGAGTGGACCATGAACGAAATTCGATTTCAGAAATTGATGCTTTAATGAAAAAAATTACACATGAGGTTGAACAGCATTTACATATAGATTATCCTAGCGTTTCACCCTCTTTTGAAACAGGCTTTATGTTTGTTGAGAGAAAACATTATTCCATTCGGGAAGCCGTGTTAAAAGCGCAGCAGCAGGCAATGGCAATGGCTGAGAAACGCGTCGATTCTGAGTTTAACGAGATGCTTTATACAATGAGCAGAATAGTTACGGAAAAGGATATAAAACTGTTGGCTCAGCCAATAATAGATGTAGCAACAAATGAAGTAAGGGCATGGGAAATGCTGTCACGAGGGCCAGCCGGTACGGTGCTCGAAAATCCACTTCCCCTTTTTTCTGTGGCAAGGCAGACAGGGCTTTTATATGACCTGGAAATGATCGTCCTGGAAAAAACACTGAAGCAAATAAAATCGCTGGAGTTCAAGCAGGATATTTTTATTAATTTTACTCCTTTGACTCTGGGGAATATGAAATTTATCCGTGATGTAAAAAAGCTAATGGAGAAATATAAAAATATTTCCCCGAAGCAAATCACATTTGAAATTACTGAACGCGATTCAATCGAAGGAATGAAGGATTTCATATATAATATTAAAGTATTGCGCCTAATGGGATTCAGGCTCGCGGTAGACGATACAGGTGCAGGATATGCCAGCCTGAATACGATTAGTGAAATCATGCCGGATATAATAAAGATTGACCGGTCGGTGATCCAGAATATTGATAAAAATTCCGTTAAGGAGTCCATGCTGAGAGGGCTATTGCTTGTAGCCAGGGAAGCGGGTTCATTAGTGGTTGCGGAAGGAATCGAAAGCCAGGAGGAGGCTTCGGTACTGACGCGCAATAAGGTGGATCTGGCACAGGGTTATTTTTATGCCCGTCCGGCCGCGCTGGTTAAGAGCCTCGCAACTTAG
- a CDS encoding HD-GYP domain-containing protein: MRLVATASVAKGAILGKAIYNDRGKVLLNQGVELDEKLLERLEGMGIHYIYVTDSKTEDIIVKEPLSVKVRQKAIQTIESNFTQIQDERFLSGSIVLEKATKDFKTLIKYIVSEIKQNDDLLVLLSDIFTYDHYIFTHSLNVTMYSLAIGLQLNLPPKDLEILGLGAILHDVGKMKVDEHILLKPGRLTEDEYEEIKKHAEQGYNILRKIPGLPLIVAHCAFQHHERLDGSGYPRGIQGSEIHDFGKIIAVADVFDAVTSNRVYRRAMLPHEGLEILYAGSGSLYESSLIEAFRQAVAIYPAGITVELSDGRKGVVSRQNKGLSDRPTVRIFGDNGTEVEPYDLDLKTELHIVITACDTTFKKN; this comes from the coding sequence ATGAGATTAGTTGCAACGGCCTCCGTGGCAAAGGGAGCAATACTTGGAAAAGCCATATACAATGACCGGGGCAAAGTTCTTTTAAATCAAGGAGTAGAACTGGACGAAAAACTCCTGGAGCGTCTTGAGGGTATGGGAATCCATTATATTTATGTGACAGACAGCAAGACGGAGGATATTATCGTTAAAGAGCCTTTGTCTGTTAAAGTTCGCCAGAAAGCGATTCAAACGATTGAGTCGAATTTCACTCAAATACAGGATGAAAGATTTCTGTCTGGTTCAATCGTGCTTGAAAAAGCAACGAAGGATTTTAAAACACTAATTAAGTACATTGTATCTGAAATTAAACAAAACGATGACCTGCTTGTTTTGTTATCTGATATTTTTACATACGACCATTATATTTTCACGCATTCGCTTAATGTAACAATGTATTCTTTAGCGATTGGCCTGCAGTTGAATTTGCCTCCTAAGGATCTTGAAATCCTTGGGCTGGGTGCCATTCTGCATGATGTCGGTAAAATGAAGGTTGATGAACATATTCTATTGAAGCCAGGTCGTTTGACAGAGGATGAGTACGAAGAAATAAAAAAACATGCGGAACAAGGCTATAACATCCTCCGCAAAATCCCAGGACTTCCTCTTATCGTGGCACACTGTGCTTTTCAGCATCATGAAAGGCTGGATGGCTCCGGCTATCCACGCGGAATTCAGGGCAGCGAAATTCACGATTTCGGAAAAATTATTGCCGTAGCTGATGTATTTGATGCAGTTACTTCAAATAGAGTTTATAGAAGGGCAATGCTCCCCCATGAAGGCCTTGAAATTCTTTACGCCGGTTCTGGCAGCTTGTACGAATCCAGCTTAATAGAAGCCTTCAGGCAGGCGGTAGCCATCTATCCTGCAGGGATAACGGTTGAACTTAGTGATGGCCGAAAGGGCGTTGTCAGCAGGCAAAATAAAGGCCTCAGTGACCGTCCTACTGTCAGGATTTTTGGAGATAACGGGACAGAGGTAGAGCCGTATGATTTAGATTTAAAAACGGAGCTTCATATTGTCATAACCGCTTGTGACACAACCTTTAAAAAGAACTAA
- a CDS encoding DUF72 domain-containing protein: MIYIGVTGWGDHDSLYGNGINPRNKLKEYAGHFPIVEVDSAFYAIQPVRNVVKWVDETPDSFQFIVKAYQGMTGHQRGEIPFESKQKMFMAFKESLKPYHEKNKLAMVLFQFPPWFDCKRENVEYLRWCRNEMGDIPCALEFRNQSWYQNGMRDKTLEFIKEENWIHSICDEPQSGQGSIPLVLEAVNPEKVLVRLHGRNVHGWQKKNAENWREVRYLYRYNQKELEELAGFFRKLQKECENVFVLFNNNSGGDAADNAKQMIDMLQIKYEGMAPRQLDLF; this comes from the coding sequence ATGATTTATATTGGCGTGACAGGGTGGGGTGACCATGATAGTTTATATGGGAATGGCATCAATCCCCGAAATAAATTAAAAGAGTATGCCGGGCATTTTCCGATTGTTGAAGTCGATTCGGCCTTCTATGCCATTCAGCCTGTCCGAAATGTGGTTAAATGGGTTGATGAAACGCCAGATTCGTTCCAGTTTATCGTAAAGGCATATCAGGGGATGACGGGGCATCAAAGAGGAGAAATACCGTTCGAAAGCAAACAAAAAATGTTTATGGCATTTAAGGAGTCTTTAAAGCCCTATCATGAAAAAAATAAATTGGCAATGGTTCTTTTCCAGTTTCCGCCCTGGTTCGATTGCAAAAGAGAAAATGTGGAATACCTGAGATGGTGCCGGAACGAAATGGGCGATATTCCATGTGCCCTTGAGTTTAGGAACCAGTCATGGTACCAGAATGGAATGCGTGACAAAACTTTAGAATTTATAAAGGAAGAAAATTGGATTCACAGCATTTGCGATGAACCCCAGTCAGGCCAAGGCTCGATTCCTCTCGTGCTAGAGGCCGTCAATCCTGAAAAAGTGCTTGTTCGGCTGCATGGACGAAATGTGCATGGCTGGCAAAAAAAGAATGCTGAAAATTGGCGGGAAGTCCGTTACTTATATCGCTATAATCAAAAAGAATTAGAAGAATTGGCAGGTTTTTTTAGAAAGCTGCAAAAAGAATGTGAAAATGTTTTCGTTCTATTTAATAATAACTCTGGTGGCGACGCCGCAGATAACGCAAAGCAAATGATAGATATGCTGCAAATTAAATACGAAGGCATGGCTCCAAGACAGCTTGATTTATTTTAA
- a CDS encoding 5'-nucleotidase C-terminal domain-containing protein: MAKPFTIYKTRKGTRIGVIGLTVNFGLFYELLGWSLTDPLTELKRVMELLKGQTDVIILLSHLGINEDERIAEEFPKIDVILGGHTHHILHEGRLVNETLLGAAGKHGQYVGHIMLDVCQSKTVRDKKAMLYDVNELPESEHERNDANSLIEIGKQLLDEKVVTLSKAIQSDYFKESELPNMLCEALREWCNADCAFLNAGLLLGSLSGEVTKFDLHKVCPHLINPCTVELTGSELKEVLLQARDEKWPHMPILGLGFRGQVMGKMIYNQISFTENEHKVMINGVNLLPEKVYRLAIPDMFTFGKFFPEILRAKRKQYFLPELMRDLLQWKLMK, encoded by the coding sequence TTGGCCAAGCCTTTTACTATTTATAAAACAAGAAAAGGCACCCGTATTGGTGTAATTGGTTTAACCGTCAATTTCGGGCTTTTTTATGAATTACTTGGCTGGAGCTTAACCGACCCGTTGACAGAACTAAAAAGAGTAATGGAGCTTTTGAAGGGACAAACAGACGTTATCATTCTTCTTTCCCATTTAGGCATTAACGAGGATGAAAGAATTGCGGAGGAGTTTCCCAAAATTGATGTCATTCTGGGGGGGCATACCCATCATATACTCCATGAAGGAAGATTGGTAAATGAAACCCTTTTGGGCGCAGCCGGAAAGCACGGCCAATATGTTGGGCATATAATGCTCGACGTGTGTCAATCCAAAACCGTAAGGGATAAAAAGGCCATGCTATACGATGTAAATGAATTGCCTGAAAGTGAACACGAGCGAAACGATGCCAATTCCTTGATTGAAATAGGAAAACAGCTGCTTGATGAAAAAGTGGTGACACTTTCAAAGGCCATCCAAAGCGATTACTTTAAAGAATCCGAGCTTCCAAACATGCTGTGTGAAGCACTCAGAGAATGGTGCAATGCGGATTGTGCTTTTTTGAATGCGGGTCTGCTCCTGGGTTCCCTTTCAGGAGAGGTAACAAAATTTGATTTACACAAAGTCTGCCCTCATTTGATCAATCCATGTACGGTTGAATTGACTGGCAGCGAACTTAAAGAAGTGCTTTTACAAGCACGAGATGAAAAATGGCCGCACATGCCGATACTGGGGCTTGGGTTTAGGGGACAAGTGATGGGAAAAATGATATATAACCAGATATCCTTCACTGAAAATGAGCACAAAGTTATGATAAACGGTGTGAATTTACTACCGGAAAAGGTTTATCGCCTTGCCATACCCGATATGTTTACTTTTGGAAAGTTTTTTCCTGAAATCTTACGTGCAAAAAGGAAGCAATATTTTTTGCCAGAACTAATGCGTGATTTACTGCAGTGGAAGTTAATGAAATAG
- a CDS encoding sporulation protein YunB, which translates to MLCWEIWAKIPVRFNAIGDVHPDVKTEVKQIGINNVWIDISIHLVVSIQIITPFATKITKLEQTVPIGKGLIEGDVPQYYNGGGNSSPSIELPGSGN; encoded by the coding sequence TTGCTTTGCTGGGAAATTTGGGCCAAAATTCCTGTTAGATTCAATGCCATCGGTGACGTCCATCCGGATGTAAAGACGGAAGTAAAACAAATTGGAATTAACAATGTATGGATTGATATTTCCATTCATTTAGTGGTTTCGATTCAGATTATTACTCCTTTTGCGACAAAAATCACAAAATTAGAACAGACAGTTCCTATAGGCAAGGGATTAATAGAAGGTGATGTTCCGCAATATTACAATGGAGGAGGGAATTCCTCCCCGTCCATTGAACTTCCGGGAAGCGGGAATTAA
- a CDS encoding M23 family metallopeptidase: MRAILIITAFLLFFTVLPTGPVRAGEPDMYQKRMELYKKVEALTQIPWYYLAAVDQYERNIRQVRRDLPKPEGITGIYFRPEQWAGITNPNPMDENPVSIHFFNGIGIDGNGDNKASLKDDEDILYTFASYLLTYGINQDNIKIALWDYYKRDKTVGIIVGKAKIYRHFGRVNLDEHAFPVPIRSNHSYNNTWGDARGWGGRRIHEGTDIFADYGVPVRATEYGIVEMKGWNKYGGWRIGIRDINNTYHYFAHLSGFAKDLNLGQIVEPGMLIGGVGSSGYGPPGTSGKFPPHLHYGMYKDNGYTEWSFDPYPHLKMWERMERIKARKKK; encoded by the coding sequence GTGCGGGCAATTTTAATAATAACCGCTTTTTTATTATTTTTTACGGTTCTGCCTACTGGACCTGTCAGGGCGGGAGAGCCTGATATGTATCAGAAAAGAATGGAGCTTTATAAAAAAGTGGAAGCACTGACTCAAATCCCCTGGTATTATTTAGCTGCTGTCGATCAATACGAACGCAATATCCGCCAGGTGCGCAGGGACTTGCCAAAGCCAGAGGGTATTACAGGCATCTATTTTCGGCCTGAACAGTGGGCTGGAATTACGAATCCCAACCCAATGGATGAGAATCCTGTCTCCATTCACTTTTTTAACGGAATTGGAATAGATGGAAATGGCGATAATAAAGCAAGCCTTAAGGATGACGAAGACATCCTCTATACATTTGCATCCTACCTTCTTACTTACGGAATCAATCAAGATAATATAAAAATTGCTTTATGGGATTATTATAAACGTGATAAAACGGTCGGAATCATAGTCGGCAAAGCAAAAATCTATCGTCATTTTGGCAGGGTCAATCTGGATGAACATGCATTTCCAGTACCGATTCGAAGCAATCACAGCTATAACAATACCTGGGGGGATGCCCGGGGCTGGGGTGGCAGGAGAATTCATGAAGGAACAGATATTTTTGCCGATTACGGCGTCCCTGTTCGGGCTACCGAGTATGGAATTGTTGAGATGAAGGGCTGGAATAAATACGGAGGATGGAGGATCGGTATAAGGGATATAAATAATACGTATCATTATTTTGCCCATCTAAGCGGCTTTGCCAAGGATCTAAATCTCGGCCAGATCGTCGAACCAGGAATGTTGATAGGCGGGGTAGGAAGCTCCGGCTATGGTCCGCCCGGAACCTCCGGCAAATTTCCTCCTCACCTTCATTATGGAATGTATAAGGATAATGGGTATACCGAATGGTCCTTTGACCCATATCCGCATTTGAAAATGTGGGAACGGATGGAAAGGATTAAGGCTAGAAAGAAAAAATAA
- a CDS encoding phosphatidylglycerophosphatase A produces MAEDKKMDLTEQTARKWLKERGVKIQDIADLVYFLQQQYHENLKIEDCLSNVERVISKREVQNAIITGIQLDMLAEKGMLEEPLQSIIKSDESLYGVDEILAFSIVNVYGSIGFTNYGYIDKQKPGILRLLNDKSTGECHTFLDDIVGAIAAAASSRLAHRAAHVE; encoded by the coding sequence ATGGCTGAGGATAAGAAAATGGATTTGACCGAACAAACCGCCCGTAAATGGCTTAAAGAAAGAGGAGTAAAAATACAGGATATTGCTGATCTTGTTTACTTCCTCCAGCAGCAATACCATGAAAATTTAAAAATAGAAGATTGTTTGTCGAATGTGGAACGTGTCATTTCAAAACGGGAAGTCCAAAATGCCATCATTACTGGCATCCAACTGGATATGCTGGCTGAAAAAGGGATGCTTGAGGAGCCTCTTCAATCCATAATCAAAAGCGATGAGAGTCTTTACGGTGTAGATGAGATTCTCGCCTTCTCTATCGTAAATGTTTATGGTTCTATTGGATTTACGAATTACGGATATATTGATAAGCAAAAGCCGGGTATCCTCAGGCTTCTGAATGACAAGTCTACCGGAGAATGCCATACCTTTTTGGATGATATTGTCGGTGCCATTGCTGCAGCAGCATCAAGCAGGCTGGCACACCGTGCAGCACACGTCGAATAG
- a CDS encoding YhcN/YlaJ family sporulation lipoprotein, translating to MKKILLILGAFCLSTVLGCSRQDRDVYHESGNTINVNNKRNELYNEKKDMGVRNMRNDFGYVRHQKSPVMGDRSSNGNEDTLDREKLANMISKYSTDLPNVNDVATLVTDQEVLIAYQTDSKNRKLTADQVKKTGMSAVPRYYHVYVSDDKRLMKEVENLSHLNSTSREARHLIQNVIVEMKSYPQGDRINSNENENGETPDDVKRNMK from the coding sequence TTGAAAAAAATACTTTTAATCCTCGGAGCTTTCTGCCTTTCTACTGTTCTCGGCTGTTCAAGGCAGGACCGGGATGTGTATCATGAAAGCGGCAATACCATCAATGTAAACAATAAAAGGAATGAGCTATACAACGAGAAAAAAGATATGGGCGTTCGCAATATGCGGAATGATTTTGGATATGTCCGCCACCAAAAAAGTCCGGTGATGGGTGACAGGAGTTCCAATGGCAATGAAGATACTCTTGACCGAGAAAAGCTTGCCAATATGATCAGCAAATACAGTACCGATCTGCCAAATGTCAATGATGTGGCTACACTTGTGACTGACCAGGAGGTTCTGATTGCTTACCAGACGGACTCCAAAAATCGCAAATTGACGGCTGACCAGGTGAAAAAAACAGGCATGTCTGCTGTTCCGCGTTACTATCATGTTTATGTTTCGGATGATAAAAGGCTGATGAAGGAAGTGGAAAACCTCTCCCATCTGAACTCGACAAGCAGAGAGGCACGTCACCTGATACAAAATGTAATCGTTGAAATGAAAAGCTACCCTCAGGGAGACCGGATTAATTCTAACGAAAATGAAAATGGCGAAACTCCTGATGATGTGAAGAGAAATATGAAGTAA
- a CDS encoding TIGR01457 family HAD-type hydrolase: MNKYKGYLIDLDGTMYKGTERIEAASDFVKKLQQKDIPYLFVTNNSSRTPAQVAEKLREFDIPAKEDQVFTTSQATANYIYSRKKDASVYVIGEEGIRTALEEKGFRFAGEDADFVVTGIDRSINYEKLATACLAVRNGAVFISTNGDIAIPTERGLLPGNGSLTSVVTVSTQTQPIFIGKPESVIMDQALKVLGTAKEETIMVGDYYDTDIMAGINAGMDTLLVHTGVTTKELLGGYDIQPTYSIDSLDHWEP; encoded by the coding sequence ATGAACAAATATAAAGGTTATTTAATTGATTTAGATGGAACAATGTACAAAGGAACTGAGCGTATTGAAGCAGCATCAGATTTTGTGAAAAAATTACAGCAAAAGGATATTCCATATTTATTTGTCACGAACAATTCATCAAGGACACCTGCCCAGGTGGCAGAAAAGCTTAGGGAATTTGATATCCCGGCTAAAGAAGATCAGGTCTTTACAACAAGCCAGGCGACAGCAAATTATATTTACAGCAGAAAAAAGGATGCAAGCGTTTATGTTATTGGTGAAGAGGGGATCAGGACCGCTTTAGAGGAGAAAGGATTTCGTTTTGCCGGTGAGGATGCAGATTTTGTCGTGACGGGAATTGACCGCTCGATCAACTATGAAAAACTGGCAACTGCCTGTCTAGCCGTACGGAATGGTGCTGTATTTATTTCTACAAACGGTGATATCGCGATTCCGACGGAAAGAGGTTTGCTGCCCGGGAATGGGTCTCTAACATCAGTAGTAACGGTTTCTACCCAAACGCAGCCCATTTTTATCGGAAAGCCTGAATCGGTTATTATGGATCAGGCATTAAAGGTACTGGGTACTGCAAAGGAAGAAACAATAATGGTCGGCGACTATTACGATACAGATATTATGGCAGGAATTAATGCAGGAATGGACACTCTGCTCGTCCATACTGGTGTAACCACGAAGGAATTGCTTGGCGGGTACGACATTCAGCCAACCTATTCGATTGATTCCCTCGATCATTGGGAACCTTAA
- a CDS encoding YutD family protein, which translates to MITINNTVYEILEEHRNAFNEEALKARFSDILSRYDYIVGDWGYGQLRLRGFFDDQNQKASFDTKISTLSEYLYEYCNFGCAYFVLKKVKK; encoded by the coding sequence ATGATTACAATTAATAATACAGTGTATGAAATTCTAGAAGAGCATAGAAACGCGTTCAATGAAGAAGCCTTGAAAGCGCGTTTTAGCGATATATTATCGCGATATGACTATATTGTCGGGGATTGGGGCTATGGCCAGCTTCGCTTGAGGGGCTTTTTCGATGATCAAAACCAAAAAGCATCCTTTGATACAAAAATTAGCACATTGAGCGAATATTTATATGAGTACTGCAATTTTGGATGTGCTTATTTTGTTTTGAAAAAGGTTAAAAAATAA
- a CDS encoding cytosolic protein yields MADKETKSYTDFSNVETQKNFLAVETLPEGPYGSPIRKNKPVENKSTPWREGQRYHSAYNYEFKSLHQNLPRQMDGAHPTHDDPDKNEELPYTNT; encoded by the coding sequence ATGGCCGATAAAGAGACGAAGTCTTACACTGATTTTTCAAATGTAGAAACTCAAAAAAATTTCCTTGCCGTGGAAACGCTGCCTGAAGGCCCATATGGCTCTCCCATTAGAAAAAACAAACCTGTCGAAAATAAAAGCACCCCCTGGAGAGAAGGCCAGCGCTATCACAGCGCTTATAATTACGAGTTTAAATCCTTGCATCAAAATTTGCCGAGGCAAATGGATGGAGCCCATCCAACACATGACGACCCGGATAAAAATGAAGAACTTCCTTACACAAACACATAA